From the Malus domestica chromosome 17, GDT2T_hap1 genome, one window contains:
- the LOC139187463 gene encoding PR5-like receptor kinase isoform X1, with amino-acid sequence MMKRQVASLLGLTMAILFFSEVEVRFPDESRRNLGGAVIVPSIIPVRLSVEDRSKQRTSGAHAAKITFTNHCSYTVWPGTLTTNQKPQLSLTGFELASKASRSIDTPSSWSGRFWARTRCSTDAVGNFTCETADCGSGQVACNGAGGAPPATLVEITIAGIEGLDFYDVSLVDGFNLPMSVAPQGGTGKCQASTCDANVNAACPAELQVKSADGSVISCKSACLEFTDPKLCQPTEYSKMFKQQCPQAYSYALDDANSTFTCNGGPDYAITFCSYGRWAEGPIPPAPSPLHQLPNPSGKGKPIKLIVSLTVVCFIGVLGAIVFGLCRMRAKQKGHIKLTREHIKITRDTLQEYIGGKHDLSELLIYDFDSILVATDNFSIENKLGQGGFGPVYWGKLAEGKEIAVKRLSSTSGQGVVEFKNEMLLISNLQHKNLVRIMGCCVKEDEKLLIYEFMPNKSLDTFLFDSTRRAVLDWGTRFNIIQGVARGLVYLHHDSYLKVIHRDLKVSNILLDEKMNPKISDFGLARVVEGTQNLENTQRVVGTLGYISPEYAMGGIFFQKSDVYSFGVLVLEIISSKKNTAFYIYDRQLGLLAYAWQLWKEGRELELVDEMLAADSYSAPEVMKCVHIGLLCVQDNSTDRPSMPDVIFMLNGSTNVIGGPQPKQPLFTIQNSVSHPQPQPSNNEATMTMINEGR; translated from the exons ATGATGAAGAGACAAGTAGCTTCCCTCCTCGGCCTCACCATGGCCATCCTCTTCTTCTCAG AGGTAGAGGTGCGATTTCCAGACGAATCAAGAAGAAATTTGGGCGGAGCAGTCATCGTGCCGTCAATAATTCCGGTGAGACTATCGGTGGAAGATCGAAGCAAACAGCGCACTTCAG GTGCACATGCAGCAAAAATCACTTTCACAAACCACTGCTCCTACACTGTCTGGCCAGGAACCCTAACCACTAACCAAAAACCTCAATTATCACTCACCGGGTTCGAACTAGCATCCAAAGCTAGCCGGTCAATAGACACTCCATCCTCATGGTCTGGTCGCTTCTGGGCCCGAACCAGATGCTCCACAGACGCCGTTGGAAATTTCACTTGTGAAACTGCAGACTGTGGCTCTGGCCAGGTCGCATGCAACGGTGCAGGCGGAGCTCCACCAGCAACTTTAGTAGAAATCACAATCGCAGGAATCGAGGGTCTAGATTTTTACGATGTTAGCCTTGTTGACGGCTTCAACTTGCCCATGTCCGTCGCCCCACAAGGCGGCACCGGCAAGTGCCAGGCCTCGACTTGCGATGCGAATGTTAACGCGGCATGCCCGGCTGAGTTACAAGTGAAATCGGCTGATGGGAGTGTCATCAGTTGCAAAAGCGCTTGCTTGGAGTTCACCGATCCGAAGTTGTGTCAACCCACAGAGTACTCTAAGATGTTTAAGCAGCAATGCCCTCAAGCTTATAGCTACGCTTTGGATGATGCAAACAGCACATTCACCTGCAATGGCGGACCTGACTACGCCATTACATTCTGCTCATATG GTCGATGGGCCGAGGGCCCCATTCCACCAGCACCGTCCCCACTTCACCAACTGCCCAATCCGTCAG GTAAAGGAAAGCCAATAAAGTTAATTGTGAGCCTTACAGTTGTTTGTTTTATCGGTGTATTGGGTGCCATAGTGTTTGGTTTGTGCAGGATGAGAGCTAAGCAAAAAG GACACATCAAATTAACAAGGGAACACATCAAAATAACAAGGGACACCCTTCAAGAATATATAGGTGGAAAACATGATCTGTCTGAGTTACTGATCTATGATTTTGATAGCATATTAGTTGCTACGGACAATTTCAGCATAGAAAACAAACTCGGGCAAGGAGGCTTTGGTCCAGTTTATTgg GGTAAGCTAGCAGAAGGGAAGGAAATAGCAGTAAAAAGACTATCCAGTACCTCAGGGCAAGGTGTAGTGGAGTTCAAGAATGAAATGTTATTGATCTCCAATCTCCAACACAAAAATCTGGTCAGAATCATGGGTTGCTGCGTTAAAGAGGATGAGAAGTTACTGATTTATGAGTTCATGCCAAACAAAAGCTTGGATACTTTTCTTTTCG ATTCGACGAGAAGAGCAGTGCTTGATTGGGGTACACGTTTTAATATTATTCAAGGTGTTGCCAGAGGGCTTGTTTATCTCCATCATGATTCCTATTTGAAGGTAATACATAGAGATCTAAAAGTAAGCAACATTCTCTTGGATGAGAaaatgaacccaaaaatttcagattttggaTTGGCACGTGTGGTTGAAGGGACACAGAATTTAGAAAATACTCAGAGAGTTGTGGGAACGCT TGGATATATATCTCCAGAGTATGCCATGGGTGgaatattttttcaaaaatcTGATGTCTACAGCTTTGGggtcttggtattggagattattagCAGCAAGAAGAATACGGCCTTCTATATCTATGATCGACAGCTAGGCTTACTAGCCTATGCATGGCAGTTATGGAAGGAAGGCAGGGAATTGGAGTTGGTAGATGAAATGTTGGCGGCTGATTCATATTCGGCTCCAGAAGTAATGAAATGTGTGCATATAGGGCTGCTTTGTGTACAGGACAATTCGACGGATAGGCCGAGCATGCCGGATGTAATTTTTATGCTAAATGGTTCCACAAATGTTATTGGTGGTCCACAACCTAAACAGCCTCTATTCACTATCCAAAACTCAGTCTCTCATCCTCAACCACAGCCTTCGAATAATGAAGCTACAATGACAATGATTAATGAAGGACGCTAA
- the LOC139187463 gene encoding PR5-like receptor kinase isoform X4, translated as MMKRQVASLLGLTMAILFFSEVEVRFPDESRRNLGGAVIVPSIIPVRLSVEDRSKQRTSGAHAAKITFTNHCSYTVWPGTLTTNQKPQLSLTGFELASKASRSIDTPSSWSGRFWARTRCSTDAVGNFTCETADCGSGQVACNGAGGAPPATLVEITIAGIEGLDFYDVSLVDGFNLPMSVAPQGGTGKCQASTCDANVNAACPAELQVKSADGSVISCKSACLEFTDPKLCQPTEYSKMFKQQCPQAYSYALDDANSTFTCNGGPDYAITFCSYGRWAEGPIPPAPSPLHQLPNPSGKGKPIKLIVSLTVVCFIGVLGAIVFGLCRMRAKQKGHIKLTREHIKITRDTLQEYIGGKHDLSELLIYDFDSILVATDNFSIENKLGQGGFGPVYWGKLAEGKEIAVKRLSSTSGQGVVEFKNEMLLISNLQHKNLVRIMGCCVKEDEKLLIYEFMPNKSLDTFLFDSTRRAVLDWGTRFNIIQGVARGLVYLHHDSYLKWIYISRVCHGWNIFSKI; from the exons ATGATGAAGAGACAAGTAGCTTCCCTCCTCGGCCTCACCATGGCCATCCTCTTCTTCTCAG AGGTAGAGGTGCGATTTCCAGACGAATCAAGAAGAAATTTGGGCGGAGCAGTCATCGTGCCGTCAATAATTCCGGTGAGACTATCGGTGGAAGATCGAAGCAAACAGCGCACTTCAG GTGCACATGCAGCAAAAATCACTTTCACAAACCACTGCTCCTACACTGTCTGGCCAGGAACCCTAACCACTAACCAAAAACCTCAATTATCACTCACCGGGTTCGAACTAGCATCCAAAGCTAGCCGGTCAATAGACACTCCATCCTCATGGTCTGGTCGCTTCTGGGCCCGAACCAGATGCTCCACAGACGCCGTTGGAAATTTCACTTGTGAAACTGCAGACTGTGGCTCTGGCCAGGTCGCATGCAACGGTGCAGGCGGAGCTCCACCAGCAACTTTAGTAGAAATCACAATCGCAGGAATCGAGGGTCTAGATTTTTACGATGTTAGCCTTGTTGACGGCTTCAACTTGCCCATGTCCGTCGCCCCACAAGGCGGCACCGGCAAGTGCCAGGCCTCGACTTGCGATGCGAATGTTAACGCGGCATGCCCGGCTGAGTTACAAGTGAAATCGGCTGATGGGAGTGTCATCAGTTGCAAAAGCGCTTGCTTGGAGTTCACCGATCCGAAGTTGTGTCAACCCACAGAGTACTCTAAGATGTTTAAGCAGCAATGCCCTCAAGCTTATAGCTACGCTTTGGATGATGCAAACAGCACATTCACCTGCAATGGCGGACCTGACTACGCCATTACATTCTGCTCATATG GTCGATGGGCCGAGGGCCCCATTCCACCAGCACCGTCCCCACTTCACCAACTGCCCAATCCGTCAG GTAAAGGAAAGCCAATAAAGTTAATTGTGAGCCTTACAGTTGTTTGTTTTATCGGTGTATTGGGTGCCATAGTGTTTGGTTTGTGCAGGATGAGAGCTAAGCAAAAAG GACACATCAAATTAACAAGGGAACACATCAAAATAACAAGGGACACCCTTCAAGAATATATAGGTGGAAAACATGATCTGTCTGAGTTACTGATCTATGATTTTGATAGCATATTAGTTGCTACGGACAATTTCAGCATAGAAAACAAACTCGGGCAAGGAGGCTTTGGTCCAGTTTATTgg GGTAAGCTAGCAGAAGGGAAGGAAATAGCAGTAAAAAGACTATCCAGTACCTCAGGGCAAGGTGTAGTGGAGTTCAAGAATGAAATGTTATTGATCTCCAATCTCCAACACAAAAATCTGGTCAGAATCATGGGTTGCTGCGTTAAAGAGGATGAGAAGTTACTGATTTATGAGTTCATGCCAAACAAAAGCTTGGATACTTTTCTTTTCG ATTCGACGAGAAGAGCAGTGCTTGATTGGGGTACACGTTTTAATATTATTCAAGGTGTTGCCAGAGGGCTTGTTTATCTCCATCATGATTCCTATTTGAAG TGGATATATATCTCCAGAGTATGCCATGGGTGgaatattttttcaaaaatcTGA
- the LOC139187463 gene encoding PR5-like receptor kinase isoform X3 encodes MMKRQVASLLGLTMAILFFSGAHAAKITFTNHCSYTVWPGTLTTNQKPQLSLTGFELASKASRSIDTPSSWSGRFWARTRCSTDAVGNFTCETADCGSGQVACNGAGGAPPATLVEITIAGIEGLDFYDVSLVDGFNLPMSVAPQGGTGKCQASTCDANVNAACPAELQVKSADGSVISCKSACLEFTDPKLCQPTEYSKMFKQQCPQAYSYALDDANSTFTCNGGPDYAITFCSYGRWAEGPIPPAPSPLHQLPNPSGKGKPIKLIVSLTVVCFIGVLGAIVFGLCRMRAKQKGHIKLTREHIKITRDTLQEYIGGKHDLSELLIYDFDSILVATDNFSIENKLGQGGFGPVYWGKLAEGKEIAVKRLSSTSGQGVVEFKNEMLLISNLQHKNLVRIMGCCVKEDEKLLIYEFMPNKSLDTFLFDSTRRAVLDWGTRFNIIQGVARGLVYLHHDSYLKVIHRDLKVSNILLDEKMNPKISDFGLARVVEGTQNLENTQRVVGTLGYISPEYAMGGIFFQKSDVYSFGVLVLEIISSKKNTAFYIYDRQLGLLAYAWQLWKEGRELELVDEMLAADSYSAPEVMKCVHIGLLCVQDNSTDRPSMPDVIFMLNGSTNVIGGPQPKQPLFTIQNSVSHPQPQPSNNEATMTMINEGR; translated from the exons ATGATGAAGAGACAAGTAGCTTCCCTCCTCGGCCTCACCATGGCCATCCTCTTCTTCTCAG GTGCACATGCAGCAAAAATCACTTTCACAAACCACTGCTCCTACACTGTCTGGCCAGGAACCCTAACCACTAACCAAAAACCTCAATTATCACTCACCGGGTTCGAACTAGCATCCAAAGCTAGCCGGTCAATAGACACTCCATCCTCATGGTCTGGTCGCTTCTGGGCCCGAACCAGATGCTCCACAGACGCCGTTGGAAATTTCACTTGTGAAACTGCAGACTGTGGCTCTGGCCAGGTCGCATGCAACGGTGCAGGCGGAGCTCCACCAGCAACTTTAGTAGAAATCACAATCGCAGGAATCGAGGGTCTAGATTTTTACGATGTTAGCCTTGTTGACGGCTTCAACTTGCCCATGTCCGTCGCCCCACAAGGCGGCACCGGCAAGTGCCAGGCCTCGACTTGCGATGCGAATGTTAACGCGGCATGCCCGGCTGAGTTACAAGTGAAATCGGCTGATGGGAGTGTCATCAGTTGCAAAAGCGCTTGCTTGGAGTTCACCGATCCGAAGTTGTGTCAACCCACAGAGTACTCTAAGATGTTTAAGCAGCAATGCCCTCAAGCTTATAGCTACGCTTTGGATGATGCAAACAGCACATTCACCTGCAATGGCGGACCTGACTACGCCATTACATTCTGCTCATATG GTCGATGGGCCGAGGGCCCCATTCCACCAGCACCGTCCCCACTTCACCAACTGCCCAATCCGTCAG GTAAAGGAAAGCCAATAAAGTTAATTGTGAGCCTTACAGTTGTTTGTTTTATCGGTGTATTGGGTGCCATAGTGTTTGGTTTGTGCAGGATGAGAGCTAAGCAAAAAG GACACATCAAATTAACAAGGGAACACATCAAAATAACAAGGGACACCCTTCAAGAATATATAGGTGGAAAACATGATCTGTCTGAGTTACTGATCTATGATTTTGATAGCATATTAGTTGCTACGGACAATTTCAGCATAGAAAACAAACTCGGGCAAGGAGGCTTTGGTCCAGTTTATTgg GGTAAGCTAGCAGAAGGGAAGGAAATAGCAGTAAAAAGACTATCCAGTACCTCAGGGCAAGGTGTAGTGGAGTTCAAGAATGAAATGTTATTGATCTCCAATCTCCAACACAAAAATCTGGTCAGAATCATGGGTTGCTGCGTTAAAGAGGATGAGAAGTTACTGATTTATGAGTTCATGCCAAACAAAAGCTTGGATACTTTTCTTTTCG ATTCGACGAGAAGAGCAGTGCTTGATTGGGGTACACGTTTTAATATTATTCAAGGTGTTGCCAGAGGGCTTGTTTATCTCCATCATGATTCCTATTTGAAGGTAATACATAGAGATCTAAAAGTAAGCAACATTCTCTTGGATGAGAaaatgaacccaaaaatttcagattttggaTTGGCACGTGTGGTTGAAGGGACACAGAATTTAGAAAATACTCAGAGAGTTGTGGGAACGCT TGGATATATATCTCCAGAGTATGCCATGGGTGgaatattttttcaaaaatcTGATGTCTACAGCTTTGGggtcttggtattggagattattagCAGCAAGAAGAATACGGCCTTCTATATCTATGATCGACAGCTAGGCTTACTAGCCTATGCATGGCAGTTATGGAAGGAAGGCAGGGAATTGGAGTTGGTAGATGAAATGTTGGCGGCTGATTCATATTCGGCTCCAGAAGTAATGAAATGTGTGCATATAGGGCTGCTTTGTGTACAGGACAATTCGACGGATAGGCCGAGCATGCCGGATGTAATTTTTATGCTAAATGGTTCCACAAATGTTATTGGTGGTCCACAACCTAAACAGCCTCTATTCACTATCCAAAACTCAGTCTCTCATCCTCAACCACAGCCTTCGAATAATGAAGCTACAATGACAATGATTAATGAAGGACGCTAA
- the LOC139187463 gene encoding PR5-like receptor kinase isoform X2, which yields MSHTEDSEVEVRFPDESRRNLGGAVIVPSIIPVRLSVEDRSKQRTSGAHAAKITFTNHCSYTVWPGTLTTNQKPQLSLTGFELASKASRSIDTPSSWSGRFWARTRCSTDAVGNFTCETADCGSGQVACNGAGGAPPATLVEITIAGIEGLDFYDVSLVDGFNLPMSVAPQGGTGKCQASTCDANVNAACPAELQVKSADGSVISCKSACLEFTDPKLCQPTEYSKMFKQQCPQAYSYALDDANSTFTCNGGPDYAITFCSYGRWAEGPIPPAPSPLHQLPNPSGKGKPIKLIVSLTVVCFIGVLGAIVFGLCRMRAKQKGHIKLTREHIKITRDTLQEYIGGKHDLSELLIYDFDSILVATDNFSIENKLGQGGFGPVYWGKLAEGKEIAVKRLSSTSGQGVVEFKNEMLLISNLQHKNLVRIMGCCVKEDEKLLIYEFMPNKSLDTFLFDSTRRAVLDWGTRFNIIQGVARGLVYLHHDSYLKVIHRDLKVSNILLDEKMNPKISDFGLARVVEGTQNLENTQRVVGTLGYISPEYAMGGIFFQKSDVYSFGVLVLEIISSKKNTAFYIYDRQLGLLAYAWQLWKEGRELELVDEMLAADSYSAPEVMKCVHIGLLCVQDNSTDRPSMPDVIFMLNGSTNVIGGPQPKQPLFTIQNSVSHPQPQPSNNEATMTMINEGR from the exons ATGTCACATACTGAGGATTCAGAGGTAGAGGTGCGATTTCCAGACGAATCAAGAAGAAATTTGGGCGGAGCAGTCATCGTGCCGTCAATAATTCCGGTGAGACTATCGGTGGAAGATCGAAGCAAACAGCGCACTTCAG GTGCACATGCAGCAAAAATCACTTTCACAAACCACTGCTCCTACACTGTCTGGCCAGGAACCCTAACCACTAACCAAAAACCTCAATTATCACTCACCGGGTTCGAACTAGCATCCAAAGCTAGCCGGTCAATAGACACTCCATCCTCATGGTCTGGTCGCTTCTGGGCCCGAACCAGATGCTCCACAGACGCCGTTGGAAATTTCACTTGTGAAACTGCAGACTGTGGCTCTGGCCAGGTCGCATGCAACGGTGCAGGCGGAGCTCCACCAGCAACTTTAGTAGAAATCACAATCGCAGGAATCGAGGGTCTAGATTTTTACGATGTTAGCCTTGTTGACGGCTTCAACTTGCCCATGTCCGTCGCCCCACAAGGCGGCACCGGCAAGTGCCAGGCCTCGACTTGCGATGCGAATGTTAACGCGGCATGCCCGGCTGAGTTACAAGTGAAATCGGCTGATGGGAGTGTCATCAGTTGCAAAAGCGCTTGCTTGGAGTTCACCGATCCGAAGTTGTGTCAACCCACAGAGTACTCTAAGATGTTTAAGCAGCAATGCCCTCAAGCTTATAGCTACGCTTTGGATGATGCAAACAGCACATTCACCTGCAATGGCGGACCTGACTACGCCATTACATTCTGCTCATATG GTCGATGGGCCGAGGGCCCCATTCCACCAGCACCGTCCCCACTTCACCAACTGCCCAATCCGTCAG GTAAAGGAAAGCCAATAAAGTTAATTGTGAGCCTTACAGTTGTTTGTTTTATCGGTGTATTGGGTGCCATAGTGTTTGGTTTGTGCAGGATGAGAGCTAAGCAAAAAG GACACATCAAATTAACAAGGGAACACATCAAAATAACAAGGGACACCCTTCAAGAATATATAGGTGGAAAACATGATCTGTCTGAGTTACTGATCTATGATTTTGATAGCATATTAGTTGCTACGGACAATTTCAGCATAGAAAACAAACTCGGGCAAGGAGGCTTTGGTCCAGTTTATTgg GGTAAGCTAGCAGAAGGGAAGGAAATAGCAGTAAAAAGACTATCCAGTACCTCAGGGCAAGGTGTAGTGGAGTTCAAGAATGAAATGTTATTGATCTCCAATCTCCAACACAAAAATCTGGTCAGAATCATGGGTTGCTGCGTTAAAGAGGATGAGAAGTTACTGATTTATGAGTTCATGCCAAACAAAAGCTTGGATACTTTTCTTTTCG ATTCGACGAGAAGAGCAGTGCTTGATTGGGGTACACGTTTTAATATTATTCAAGGTGTTGCCAGAGGGCTTGTTTATCTCCATCATGATTCCTATTTGAAGGTAATACATAGAGATCTAAAAGTAAGCAACATTCTCTTGGATGAGAaaatgaacccaaaaatttcagattttggaTTGGCACGTGTGGTTGAAGGGACACAGAATTTAGAAAATACTCAGAGAGTTGTGGGAACGCT TGGATATATATCTCCAGAGTATGCCATGGGTGgaatattttttcaaaaatcTGATGTCTACAGCTTTGGggtcttggtattggagattattagCAGCAAGAAGAATACGGCCTTCTATATCTATGATCGACAGCTAGGCTTACTAGCCTATGCATGGCAGTTATGGAAGGAAGGCAGGGAATTGGAGTTGGTAGATGAAATGTTGGCGGCTGATTCATATTCGGCTCCAGAAGTAATGAAATGTGTGCATATAGGGCTGCTTTGTGTACAGGACAATTCGACGGATAGGCCGAGCATGCCGGATGTAATTTTTATGCTAAATGGTTCCACAAATGTTATTGGTGGTCCACAACCTAAACAGCCTCTATTCACTATCCAAAACTCAGTCTCTCATCCTCAACCACAGCCTTCGAATAATGAAGCTACAATGACAATGATTAATGAAGGACGCTAA
- the LOC139187463 gene encoding PR5-like receptor kinase isoform X5 — protein MMKRQVASLLGLTMAILFFSEVEVRFPDESRRNLGGAVIVPSIIPVRLSVEDRSKQRTSGAHAAKITFTNHCSYTVWPGTLTTNQKPQLSLTGFELASKASRSIDTPSSWSGRFWARTRCSTDAVGNFTCETADCGSGQVACNGAGGAPPATLVEITIAGIEGLDFYDVSLVDGFNLPMSVAPQGGTGKCQASTCDANVNAACPAELQVKSADGSVISCKSACLEFTDPKLCQPTEYSKMFKQQCPQAYSYALDDANSTFTCNGGPDYAITFCSYGRWAEGPIPPAPSPLHQLPNPSGKGKPIKLIVSLTVVCFIGVLGAIVFGLCRMRAKQKGHIKLTREHIKITRDTLQEYIGGKHDLSELLIYDFDSILVATDNFSIENKLGQGGFGPVYWGKLAEGKEIAVKRLSSTSGQGVVEFKNEMLLISNLQHKNLVRIMGCCVKEDEKLLIYEFMPNKSLDTFLFDSTRRAVLDWGTRFNIIQGVARGLVYLHHDSYLKILDWHVWLKGHRI, from the exons ATGATGAAGAGACAAGTAGCTTCCCTCCTCGGCCTCACCATGGCCATCCTCTTCTTCTCAG AGGTAGAGGTGCGATTTCCAGACGAATCAAGAAGAAATTTGGGCGGAGCAGTCATCGTGCCGTCAATAATTCCGGTGAGACTATCGGTGGAAGATCGAAGCAAACAGCGCACTTCAG GTGCACATGCAGCAAAAATCACTTTCACAAACCACTGCTCCTACACTGTCTGGCCAGGAACCCTAACCACTAACCAAAAACCTCAATTATCACTCACCGGGTTCGAACTAGCATCCAAAGCTAGCCGGTCAATAGACACTCCATCCTCATGGTCTGGTCGCTTCTGGGCCCGAACCAGATGCTCCACAGACGCCGTTGGAAATTTCACTTGTGAAACTGCAGACTGTGGCTCTGGCCAGGTCGCATGCAACGGTGCAGGCGGAGCTCCACCAGCAACTTTAGTAGAAATCACAATCGCAGGAATCGAGGGTCTAGATTTTTACGATGTTAGCCTTGTTGACGGCTTCAACTTGCCCATGTCCGTCGCCCCACAAGGCGGCACCGGCAAGTGCCAGGCCTCGACTTGCGATGCGAATGTTAACGCGGCATGCCCGGCTGAGTTACAAGTGAAATCGGCTGATGGGAGTGTCATCAGTTGCAAAAGCGCTTGCTTGGAGTTCACCGATCCGAAGTTGTGTCAACCCACAGAGTACTCTAAGATGTTTAAGCAGCAATGCCCTCAAGCTTATAGCTACGCTTTGGATGATGCAAACAGCACATTCACCTGCAATGGCGGACCTGACTACGCCATTACATTCTGCTCATATG GTCGATGGGCCGAGGGCCCCATTCCACCAGCACCGTCCCCACTTCACCAACTGCCCAATCCGTCAG GTAAAGGAAAGCCAATAAAGTTAATTGTGAGCCTTACAGTTGTTTGTTTTATCGGTGTATTGGGTGCCATAGTGTTTGGTTTGTGCAGGATGAGAGCTAAGCAAAAAG GACACATCAAATTAACAAGGGAACACATCAAAATAACAAGGGACACCCTTCAAGAATATATAGGTGGAAAACATGATCTGTCTGAGTTACTGATCTATGATTTTGATAGCATATTAGTTGCTACGGACAATTTCAGCATAGAAAACAAACTCGGGCAAGGAGGCTTTGGTCCAGTTTATTgg GGTAAGCTAGCAGAAGGGAAGGAAATAGCAGTAAAAAGACTATCCAGTACCTCAGGGCAAGGTGTAGTGGAGTTCAAGAATGAAATGTTATTGATCTCCAATCTCCAACACAAAAATCTGGTCAGAATCATGGGTTGCTGCGTTAAAGAGGATGAGAAGTTACTGATTTATGAGTTCATGCCAAACAAAAGCTTGGATACTTTTCTTTTCG ATTCGACGAGAAGAGCAGTGCTTGATTGGGGTACACGTTTTAATATTATTCAAGGTGTTGCCAGAGGGCTTGTTTATCTCCATCATGATTCCTATTTGAAG attttggaTTGGCACGTGTGGTTGAAGGGACACAGAATTTAG